From a single Drosophila sulfurigaster albostrigata strain 15112-1811.04 chromosome 3, ASM2355843v2, whole genome shotgun sequence genomic region:
- the LOC133844985 gene encoding uncharacterized protein LOC133844985, with product MIAIRLFAFIFTLTLVMAVPRTLAEPKYKEFDTCGGDREYPLGVCRYTDDCCTIKRYVMQKKINIKDVPSCGYDNPFKSKMICCPKTDTQGTTSGTPIFRFTGTHLVTMRYLTKYMDDYVYRCTGVVLSPSLVLASKQCDGAGDENLPSRVKLGSQDARVNDKSDIKIDIYRPTSYKNDLVLINLRTRLNRTQLSENVTIANLCHPHDLLGHPNFFAAGYSYNTQANESCKKYTMQLENLNLNECNNVKVTRQIEDLATDQSHLCLRPIPTFEMKNECSKCLTATSSVLHVQRRDGSQCVAGIATPTNNECIEDESPLYFTNILTNSVADFFNGE from the exons ATGATTGCCATTcgcttatttgcatttatattcaCCCTCACGTTGGTGATGGCAGTGCCAAGAACATTGGCAGAACCCAAATACAAAG AGTTTGATACTTGCGGCGGTGACAGAGAATATCCACTGGGCGTGTGTCGCTACACTGATGATTGTTGCACAATAAAAAGGTATGTCATGCAGAAAAAGATCAACATCAAGGATGTGCCATCTTGTGGCTATGACAATCCGTTTAAGAGTAAAATGATTTGCTGCCCCAAAACTGACACACAAGGAACGACTTCAGGGACACCAATATTCCG CTTCACTGGAACTCATCTGGTTACTATGCGATacttaacaaaatatatggaTGATTATGTGTACCGTTGTACGGGTGTTGTACTGTCCCCCTCGCTTGTTCTAGCGTCGAAGCAATGCGATGGAGCGGGCGACGAGAATTTACCCAGCAGAGTAAAGTTGGGATCCCAAGATGCAAGAGTAAACGATAAATCAGATATTAAAATCGATATTTAC AGACCTACGAGTTACAAAAATGACTTGGTGCTCATCAACTTGAGAACGAGACTTAACAGAACACAACTGTCGGAAAATGTCACCATAGCGAATCTCTGTCATCCACACGATCTGCTGGGGCACCCTAATTTCTTTGCTGCAGGCTACTCATACAATACGCAAGCAA ATGAAAGCTGCAAAAAATACACGATGCAATTGGAAAACCTTAATCTCAACGAATGCAACAATGTGAAGGTGACGCGTCAAATCGAAGATTTGGCAACGGATCAGTCACATCTCTGTCTTCGCCCGATACCAACATTCGAGATGAAGAATGAGTGTTCAAAGTGCTTGACCGCGACATCCAGTGTTCTTCATGTGCAGCGTAGGGATGGAAGTCAGTGTGTGGCGGgcattgccacgcccacaaacaATGAATGCATTGAGGACGAGAGTCCATTGTACTTCACCAATATCCTGACAAATTCAGTCGCCGATTTCTTTAATGGCGAATAG